The sequence GGAGTATGGATTCTACTAGGACTGGTGTGCCCGCCATGGGAAGAAGAGGATGGAGGTGGCCGAGGCCCGCCTCACTGCCGACATGGTGGCGACGGAGGCGACTGATGCGGCGGCGCGGGCTGCCATAAAGGAGGAAGCCATCCTCGCCCGCATTGCAAAGAAGCGGCAGCGGAGAAAAACACGAGCCCTTGCCCGAGAGCAGAATCGGGTGGTCAGTGCCATGGATGGACTGTCCcccaaggaggagaaggaggacaacgATGGGTCAGACAGCTCCGGCAATGAGCAGTCCGGCTCGACCCATACTGCATTTTCGACCGCTACTTCTATGATAAGGACAGCAAGGGCGCCGGGAAGGGCAAGGGAAGCAACTGATGATCTTCTCCATATCGATTATGTAGGTTAAACATGCAAAATTTTGGTAGTCTGATGGCATGTCCTGATATAGTAGCCGAAAGATGTGTGTAAAGCATCGTTTACATAGTTGCATAACTTTGTATGGATTTGAGGTGTGCTAACTGAGGTGTCCGGTTGTGAGAAGGGAAATTTGAGATGTGACCGGTCAGTGCATCCGAACGCGCCCGGATGCCTCCACAAGTGTTTGAGGGCCAGATTTGCCAAgtccgattgtagatgctcttaatGTCTTCTAGGTCTCTTTAGTTTGCATACACGTGTGTATATGTTTACTTCCTACAAATTAAATCTCAACCACATGGTTTATTGTAATCCTTTCATTTCTGTATACAAGACGGAAGACCACTTCATATTTTTATCTTTTAACTTTGATTATTAATTTTATCAACAAAAAGTGAGTTATATGCCACAAAAGGTATGTCATCAGATGCACATTTCAAAAAAACTTTTCCATGATGTATTTTTGACGGCTTACAACCCCTATTTTATTGATCAAAATTATCAGTCAAAGTTTGACGCAAAAATTGAAATGGCCTTGTAtacagaaatggagggagtattccaGATCCAACCGACAAAGTTTTTTGGAACATGGTTCCACGCGCATCAATTATTGTTAGGGAACGTGTGTTCATGTGTGTGCATAGATAGTGCTCCTGGTGGTGTAGTGGTGTACGTTGTAACGTTATCTAGGACCTAGTCTTTAGGCTTGTTACGTGTGAGTTAGTTGAGCTTCTGTACTTACATGTACGTGTAATCACTCATCAATGAATGAAAAGTATTGCACAAACTGTCTCTCCTATCCTTGCTCTggttctaacatggtatcagccatCTAGATCCAAAACTTCCGCTGCTCCAGTTCCCACCCCTCCCTGTGACCATGAGCTCCTCCTCCCACTCTTCCTCCGGCGGCTCCGACGAGGACGAGGACCTCGGCCTGCCCGTTGCAACTCACACCCCTCCCCACCCCCCAAACAATTCTGATTTGTTTTATGCTTGAGTAATTTGGAGGTCCGATTTTGTTTTCTTCGTTAAGAATATCACGAGTGTCATTTCTTTGCGAAACTCCACATGTAGAACAGTCGATCTAGTTTGGTAACCTTGAATTTTAGAATTGTTTGatttttttgcctttttattttattttactgttTATAGTGGGTGAGTGGAACCATATTCACCATTGCATTCGAGATCCAACCATCTAAAAAAGTTAGATGACATGACTTAACATGGTTTCTCTATGAGTGCTTCCAGTTACTAGATATAGAAGATTGCGATGGAGAATCTTATTGGGTGGCCTGCCCAAAGGGAATAACGTACTATGAAAGAGATGCATGCCTTAGAGTTTTCAAACCTCTACATAACTTCTTGAAAAAAAAAACTTAATTAATGAACACGTTTGTGCCACAGTACTGAAAGTGACAGTTACAATATCACGTGAATTTTGCATTCAGTGTTCCTGTGTGTCTCCAGTATTATACACGTGTACCATTTAGGGGCCTCTCCTATTTTAATTCTTATATAAAGCCAACCAGTTCACAAGGCATGCATCACCAACCTTAACATTATCAGAGAGAACTGATCAGCTGAGCTCGAACGTTCTCTGGCAATGGCAGCCTCCGTGGAGACTCACCGTCGCCCACACCCGCAGCCTGTGATGAACGACAACCAACACAGCCACCGGTTTCACCACCCCAGCGTCTGGGGGGACTTCTTCCTTGGTTTCAGGCCATTCTCTCCGGCGCAGGTGAACTAAATTTAATTAGCACACAGCAGTGTTGTACCTTCTTGTTGGAGCTAGGTTGGATGAACTAGTAGTACTTCCGTTGCACAACTCTTTATAGATGTCGTTTTACAATATGTAGAAGTTAAACAACTTAAGGTCTCGAGGATAATATAACGCACATCATGAAGTATGTTTTTGTTGAACATATTTTCATGCAAAATGGACTGTCGAAGCATAACCTCGGACACAAAGTGAGTACTAATGTTACATGCTCTTGCAGTGCCTTTCCATGAAAAACAAGGCTGATGTAATGAAAGAAGAGCTAAGGGCGACAATAGTAGATTCGGGTTCTGTTGATCTGCCTCGGAAGCTTGAGCTTGTCGATACTTTACAGCGGCTTGGTTTGGACTACCACTATGGGAAGGAAATCAATGATTTGTTGTGTGGGATTCATGATGCCGGTGATGAAGCCCGCGATCTTCACACGACGGCCCTTCGATTTTATTTGCTCAGGAAACAGGGATTCAATGTTTCACCAGGTATGACAAACATAATTAGAATCTCAAAGACGTGGGTAGGTGAGGTTTTCTAGAAACATTTGTCCTAATAGAACCATGTGTTATACTTGACAACGCTGCAGATGTATTCCTAAAGTTCATAGATGCCGATGGAAAGATTatctgcaacgacacaagaagcctCTTGGGCATGTACAACGCTGCCCATGTTGGAACCAATGGCGAAGAAACACTCAGCAGCGCGATCACTTACACAAAAGACCATCTCGAGCGTGCCGTGGAGCAACAAACAATTTCACCATCAATATTGCTCGATCAGGTGCAGCGCGCACTGGAAACGCCTCTTTTTAGGAGGCCTCGAAGAGTTGAAGCGCGACACTTCATCTCAGTTTATGAGGGTATGAGTACAAGGAATGATGCCATTTTGGAGCTTGCAAAGCTGGATTTCAGTATTCTTCAAGCTCTGTACTGTGAGGAGTTGAGGGCTCTTACTCTGTAAGTGACTCTCTATGATGAAATCTGCTAGTATATTGGCAAAATTTACCCTCTATCCGTCGGTGCAATTTATATTCCGCCACTAAACTCTAATGCCAGACACAGCCCTATGCCCCTTAATTCTTGAATTGGTTTTCATATCACCCCTCGTACCATTACAATACGAGTTCTTGGTTTGGTTGCAGGTGGTGGAAAGGACTGCAACTACAAGACCATTTGAGCTTCGCACGAGACAGGATGGTGGAGATGCACTTTTGGATGTTAGGAGTTTTATTTGAGCCACAATATTCATATGGACGAATCGTACTCACAAAGTTCTTTACATTTATATCGATATTCGATGACATTTACGACAGCTACAGCACCTTAGAAGAAAGCAGGCTCCTCACCATGGCAATGGAAAGGTCTCTATATATCTATGTGAGCTAGGGTGGTTTAACAACCAATTAATGTGTTGCTTGGTACTAATTCTGAAACAACTCTCAATTGTTTTTAGGTGGGATCAACAAGCCGCTGAACACCTCCCAGGTTACATGAAGTTTTTCTATAGCAAAGTACTTGCTACGATGAAGGTCATTGAAAAAGATTTGGATAGTCAAGGAAACAAGCATGCAGACTATGTAAAAAAGCTAGTAAGTTGATGTCTCATGAACATGCTTAATTCAAGAAAAATAAACCAATAAATACTCGCATAGGATCATTATGTATGGACACAACTAGCACTATGGTGCGAAGCCTCTGAATCACATGCAGGAATTGATGCAGAGCCCCTTGAGGCGTGCACAAGTAGATAAAAGTGATGAAATCATCAAGACTCTTTGTAAATTTGAAATATTTTAACTCATAAACAGTGTACTCAATATATGGCTCATCTTAACTGTTGGTTTTGTTTCACGAAACTTAAAAAACTGAGACCATGATATTTGTCGTCTTAAAAGTTAACACCTATACTTATGAAGCTTCTGTTTCGTTTATGTTCGCTCGTTAAAAAATCTGCTGTGTGAAAGAAATATGTGTATATATGTAGACAATCAACTTCCCAGTGAAAAATAAATATATCATTGTACTTATGCAGCTAATCGATGCTACGAAATGCTACTACAATGAGGTGAAATGGCGTGAGGAAAGCGACACACCAGTTACTGTTGAGGAGCACCTGCGATTCTCGGTGCCTAGCTCTTGCTGCATGCATGTTGCATGCCTTGCATTCGTTGTCATAGGAGCGAGCGGAGATGCCATCGAGTGGGGCATGACCTATCCTAAAATCATGCGAGCTTCTTGTGTCATTGGCCGTGTCATCAACGATGTGGCTTCACACGAGGTTACATACTTACAACTGTAAATACATGTCATGTTTATTTATTTGTAGTTTCTGGTTCATGGATAAGTTTGGGATCCTTCTAGTTTTGTAGCTTGTCGCTTTTATTTGGCAGTGAATATAATCCAAAAGAAT comes from Triticum aestivum cultivar Chinese Spring chromosome 5B, IWGSC CS RefSeq v2.1, whole genome shotgun sequence and encodes:
- the LOC123115449 gene encoding (E)-beta-caryophyllene synthase-like, with translation MAASVETHRRPHPQPVMNDNQHSHRFHHPSVWGDFFLGFRPFSPAQCLSMKNKADVMKEELRATIVDSGSVDLPRKLELVDTLQRLGLDYHYGKEINDLLCGIHDAGDEARDLHTTALRFYLLRKQGFNVSPDVFLKFIDADGKIICNDTRSLLGMYNAAHVGTNGEETLSSAITYTKDHLERAVEQQTISPSILLDQVQRALETPLFRRPRRVEARHFISVYEGMSTRNDAILELAKLDFSILQALYCEELRALTLWWKGLQLQDHLSFARDRMVEMHFWMLGVLFEPQYSYGRIVLTKFFTFISIFDDIYDSYSTLEESRLLTMAMERWDQQAAEHLPGYMKFFYSKVLATMKVIEKDLDSQGNKHADYVKKLLIDATKCYYNEVKWREESDTPVTVEEHLRFSVPSSCCMHVACLAFVVIGASGDAIEWGMTYPKIMRASCVIGRVINDVASHEREQEQCYGERSVMSTVEACMEENNYTAKEDAYKKLRELIEESWMDINEELLKPDTVRPASPLLEAVVNSTRMLDFLYKDQDAYTDPRALKVVVDSIYVNPI